Proteins encoded within one genomic window of Rhinolophus sinicus isolate RSC01 linkage group LG05, ASM3656204v1, whole genome shotgun sequence:
- the USP49 gene encoding ubiquitin carboxyl-terminal hydrolase 49 isoform X1, which yields MDRCKHVGRLRLAQDHSILNPQKWCCRECTTTESVWACLKCSHVACGRYIEDHALKHFEETGHPLAMEVRDLYVFCYLCKDYVLNDNPEGDLKLLRSALLAVRGQKQDPPGRRGRTLRSMASGEDAAPPPRAPQGQPQMLTALWYRRQRLLGKTLRLWFEKSSRGRAKLEQRRREEALERKKEAARQRRREVKRRLLEELASAPPRKSARLLLHAPRAAAPRPAVPRTPAGGRLPPRRAPAVAPGVTGLRNLGNTCYMNSILQVLSHLQKFRECFLNLDPSKTEQLFPKATNGKAPLSDRPASSSATELSPRNVRAESCEREGLCWNGGASITRSLELIQNKEPGSKHMSLCHELHTLFRVMWSGKWALVSPFAMLHSVWSLIPAFRGYDQQDAQEFLCELLHKVQQELESEGTTRRILIPFSQRKLTKQVLKVVNTIFHGQLLSQVTCISCNYKSNTIEPFWDLSLEFPERYHCIEKGFVPLNQTECLLTEMLAKFTETEALEGRIYACDQCNSKRRKSNPKPLVLSEARKQLMIYRLPQVLRLHLKRFRWSGRNHREKIGVHVVFDQVLTMEPYCCRDMLSSLDKETFAYDLSAVVMHHGKGFGSGHYTAYCYNTEGGFWVHCNDSKLNVCSVEEVCKTQAYILFYTQRTTVQGNARISETQLQAQVQPSNNGLEHWLLTSFEMHSPIGPASQHRDMEEIRTEHGSPC from the exons TGCTGCCGGGAGTGCACCACCACGGAGTCCGTCTGGGCTTGCCTCAAGTGCTCGCACGTGGCCTGCGGCCGCTACATTGAAGACCACGCCCTGAAACACTTTGAAGAGACTGGACATCCGCTAGCCATGGAGGTCCGGGATCTCTACGTGTTCTGTTACCTGTGCAAGGACTACGTGCTCAATGATAACCCGGAGGGGGACCTGAAGCTGCTGAGAAGCGCCCTCCTGGCAGTCCGGGGCCAGAAGCAGGACCCGCCCGGGAGGCGCGGCCGGACGCTGCGGTCCATGGCCTCGGGCGAGGACGCGGCCCCGCCGCCGCGCGCTCCTCAGGGACAGCCGCAGATGCTCACGGCTCTGTGGTACCGGCGCCAGCGCCTGCTGGGCAAGACGCTGCGACTGTGGTTTGAGAAGAGCTCCCGGGGCCGGGCCAAGCTGGAGCAGCGGCGGCGGGAGGAGGCGCTAGAGCGCAAGAAGGAGGCCGCGCGGCAGCGGCGGCGCGAGGTCAAGAGGCGGCTGCTGGAGGAGCTGGCCAGCGCCCCTCCGCGCAAGAGCGCGCGCCTGCTGCTGCACGCGCCCCGCGCCGCCGCCCCGCGCCCCGCCGTCCCGCGCACACCCGCCGGGGGCCGCCTCCCGCCGCGCCGCGCGCCCGCCGTGGCCCCGGGCGTCACCGGCCTGCGCAACCTGGGCAACACCTGCTACATGAACTCCATCCTGCAGGTGCTCAGCCACCTCCAGAAGTTCCGAGAGTGTTTCCTGAACCTCGACCCTTCCAAAACGGAACAGCTCTTTCCCAAAGCCACCAACGGGAAGGCGCCACTCTCGGACAGGCCGGCCAGCAGCTCGGCCACCGAGCTGTCACCGAGGAACGTCAGAGCCGAGTCGTGCGAACGGGAGGGCCTCTGCTGGAACGGCGGGGCTTCCATCACCAGGAGCCTAGAACTCATCCAGAACAAGGAGCCCGGCTCGAAACACATGTCCCTCTGCCACGAACTGCACACCCTCTTCCGAGTCATGTGGTCCGGAAAGTGGGCCCTGGTGTCTCCCTTCGCCATGCTTCACTCGGTGTGGAGCCTGATCCCTGCCTTCCGCGGCTACGACCAGCAGGACGCGCAGGAGTTTCTGTGCGAGCTGTTGCACAAAGTACAGCAGGAACTCGAGTCTGAAGGCACCACACGCCGTATCCTCATCCCCTTCTCCCAGAGGAAGCTCACCAAACAGGTCTTAAAGGTGGTGAATACCATATTTCACGGGCAGCTACTCAGTCAG GTCACATGTATATCATGCAATTATAAATCCAACACCATTGAGCCCTTTTGGGATCTGTCCCTGGAATTCCCTGAACGCTATCACTGCATAGAAAAGGGGTTTGTCCCTTTGAATCAGACTGAGTGCCTGCTCACTGAGATGCTGGCCAAGTTCACAGAGACAGAGGCCCTGGAAGGGAGAATCTACGCTTGTGACCAGTGTAACA GCAAACGACGAAAATCCAATCCCAAACCCCTTGTTCTGAGTGAAGCTAGAAAGCAGTTAATGATCTACAGACTACCTCAGGTCCTGCGGCTGCACCTTAAAAGATTCAG GTGGTCTGGCCGTAATCATCGAGAGAAGATTGGGGTCCACGTCGTCTTTGACCAGGTATTAACCATGGAACCTTACTGCTGCAGGGACATGCTCTCCTCTCTTGACAAAGAGACCTTTGCCTATGATCTCTCCGCAGTGGTCATGCACCACGGGAAAGGGTTTGGCTCAGGACACTACACAGCCTATTGCTACAACACAGAGGGAG GTTTTTGGGTCCACTGCAATGACTCAAAGCTGAATGTATGCAGTGTCGAGGAAGTGTGCAAAACTCAAGCCTACATCCTTTTTTACACTCAAAGAACAACAGTTCAGGGCAATGCAAGAATCTCAGAAACCCAACTCCAAGCTCAGGTGCAGCCCAGCAACAACG GTCTGGAGCATTGGCTGTTGACCTCTTTTGAGATGCACTCTCCCATAGGACCTGCCAGCCAGCACCGGGACATGGAGGAAATTCGGACAGAACATGGCTCACCCTGCTAA
- the USP49 gene encoding ubiquitin carboxyl-terminal hydrolase 49 isoform X3: MDRCKHVGRLRLAQDHSILNPQKWCCRECTTTESVWACLKCSHVACGRYIEDHALKHFEETGHPLAMEVRDLYVFCYLCKDYVLNDNPEGDLKLLRSALLAVRGQKQDPPGRRGRTLRSMASGEDAAPPPRAPQGQPQMLTALWYRRQRLLGKTLRLWFEKSSRGRAKLEQRRREEALERKKEAARQRRREVKRRLLEELASAPPRKSARLLLHAPRAAAPRPAVPRTPAGGRLPPRRAPAVAPGVTGLRNLGNTCYMNSILQVLSHLQKFRECFLNLDPSKTEQLFPKATNGKAPLSDRPASSSATELSPRNVRAESCEREGLCWNGGASITRSLELIQNKEPGSKHMSLCHELHTLFRVMWSGKWALVSPFAMLHSVWSLIPAFRGYDQQDAQEFLCELLHKVQQELESEGTTRRILIPFSQRKLTKQVLKVVNTIFHGQLLSQVTCISCNYKSNTIEPFWDLSLEFPERYHCIEKGFVPLNQTECLLTEMLAKFTETEALEGRIYACDQCNSKRRKSNPKPLVLSEARKQLMIYRLPQVLRLHLKRFRWSGRNHREKIGVHVVFDQVFGSTAMTQS; the protein is encoded by the exons TGCTGCCGGGAGTGCACCACCACGGAGTCCGTCTGGGCTTGCCTCAAGTGCTCGCACGTGGCCTGCGGCCGCTACATTGAAGACCACGCCCTGAAACACTTTGAAGAGACTGGACATCCGCTAGCCATGGAGGTCCGGGATCTCTACGTGTTCTGTTACCTGTGCAAGGACTACGTGCTCAATGATAACCCGGAGGGGGACCTGAAGCTGCTGAGAAGCGCCCTCCTGGCAGTCCGGGGCCAGAAGCAGGACCCGCCCGGGAGGCGCGGCCGGACGCTGCGGTCCATGGCCTCGGGCGAGGACGCGGCCCCGCCGCCGCGCGCTCCTCAGGGACAGCCGCAGATGCTCACGGCTCTGTGGTACCGGCGCCAGCGCCTGCTGGGCAAGACGCTGCGACTGTGGTTTGAGAAGAGCTCCCGGGGCCGGGCCAAGCTGGAGCAGCGGCGGCGGGAGGAGGCGCTAGAGCGCAAGAAGGAGGCCGCGCGGCAGCGGCGGCGCGAGGTCAAGAGGCGGCTGCTGGAGGAGCTGGCCAGCGCCCCTCCGCGCAAGAGCGCGCGCCTGCTGCTGCACGCGCCCCGCGCCGCCGCCCCGCGCCCCGCCGTCCCGCGCACACCCGCCGGGGGCCGCCTCCCGCCGCGCCGCGCGCCCGCCGTGGCCCCGGGCGTCACCGGCCTGCGCAACCTGGGCAACACCTGCTACATGAACTCCATCCTGCAGGTGCTCAGCCACCTCCAGAAGTTCCGAGAGTGTTTCCTGAACCTCGACCCTTCCAAAACGGAACAGCTCTTTCCCAAAGCCACCAACGGGAAGGCGCCACTCTCGGACAGGCCGGCCAGCAGCTCGGCCACCGAGCTGTCACCGAGGAACGTCAGAGCCGAGTCGTGCGAACGGGAGGGCCTCTGCTGGAACGGCGGGGCTTCCATCACCAGGAGCCTAGAACTCATCCAGAACAAGGAGCCCGGCTCGAAACACATGTCCCTCTGCCACGAACTGCACACCCTCTTCCGAGTCATGTGGTCCGGAAAGTGGGCCCTGGTGTCTCCCTTCGCCATGCTTCACTCGGTGTGGAGCCTGATCCCTGCCTTCCGCGGCTACGACCAGCAGGACGCGCAGGAGTTTCTGTGCGAGCTGTTGCACAAAGTACAGCAGGAACTCGAGTCTGAAGGCACCACACGCCGTATCCTCATCCCCTTCTCCCAGAGGAAGCTCACCAAACAGGTCTTAAAGGTGGTGAATACCATATTTCACGGGCAGCTACTCAGTCAG GTCACATGTATATCATGCAATTATAAATCCAACACCATTGAGCCCTTTTGGGATCTGTCCCTGGAATTCCCTGAACGCTATCACTGCATAGAAAAGGGGTTTGTCCCTTTGAATCAGACTGAGTGCCTGCTCACTGAGATGCTGGCCAAGTTCACAGAGACAGAGGCCCTGGAAGGGAGAATCTACGCTTGTGACCAGTGTAACA GCAAACGACGAAAATCCAATCCCAAACCCCTTGTTCTGAGTGAAGCTAGAAAGCAGTTAATGATCTACAGACTACCTCAGGTCCTGCGGCTGCACCTTAAAAGATTCAG GTGGTCTGGCCGTAATCATCGAGAGAAGATTGGGGTCCACGTCGTCTTTGACCAG GTTTTTGGGTCCACTGCAATGACTCAAAGCTGA
- the USP49 gene encoding ubiquitin carboxyl-terminal hydrolase 49 isoform X2 yields the protein MDRCKHVGRLRLAQDHSILNPQKWCCRECTTTESVWACLKCSHVACGRYIEDHALKHFEETGHPLAMEVRDLYVFCYLCKDYVLNDNPEGDLKLLRSALLAVRGQKQDPPGRRGRTLRSMASGEDAAPPPRAPQGQPQMLTALWYRRQRLLGKTLRLWFEKSSRGRAKLEQRRREEALERKKEAARQRRREVKRRLLEELASAPPRKSARLLLHAPRAAAPRPAVPRTPAGGRLPPRRAPAVAPGVTGLRNLGNTCYMNSILQVLSHLQKFRECFLNLDPSKTEQLFPKATNGKAPLSDRPASSSATELSPRNVRAESCEREGLCWNGGASITRSLELIQNKEPGSKHMSLCHELHTLFRVMWSGKWALVSPFAMLHSVWSLIPAFRGYDQQDAQEFLCELLHKVQQELESEGTTRRILIPFSQRKLTKQVLKVVNTIFHGQLLSQVTCISCNYKSNTIEPFWDLSLEFPERYHCIEKGFVPLNQTECLLTEMLAKFTETEALEGRIYACDQCNNLKSVRSDAEDVYNEIKKASIKKYIVLWQFNSFCVCFPICLKGWHFRGAHKEGFLYCGFNVKVELFLYGYVGILFRTPSVLPH from the exons TGCTGCCGGGAGTGCACCACCACGGAGTCCGTCTGGGCTTGCCTCAAGTGCTCGCACGTGGCCTGCGGCCGCTACATTGAAGACCACGCCCTGAAACACTTTGAAGAGACTGGACATCCGCTAGCCATGGAGGTCCGGGATCTCTACGTGTTCTGTTACCTGTGCAAGGACTACGTGCTCAATGATAACCCGGAGGGGGACCTGAAGCTGCTGAGAAGCGCCCTCCTGGCAGTCCGGGGCCAGAAGCAGGACCCGCCCGGGAGGCGCGGCCGGACGCTGCGGTCCATGGCCTCGGGCGAGGACGCGGCCCCGCCGCCGCGCGCTCCTCAGGGACAGCCGCAGATGCTCACGGCTCTGTGGTACCGGCGCCAGCGCCTGCTGGGCAAGACGCTGCGACTGTGGTTTGAGAAGAGCTCCCGGGGCCGGGCCAAGCTGGAGCAGCGGCGGCGGGAGGAGGCGCTAGAGCGCAAGAAGGAGGCCGCGCGGCAGCGGCGGCGCGAGGTCAAGAGGCGGCTGCTGGAGGAGCTGGCCAGCGCCCCTCCGCGCAAGAGCGCGCGCCTGCTGCTGCACGCGCCCCGCGCCGCCGCCCCGCGCCCCGCCGTCCCGCGCACACCCGCCGGGGGCCGCCTCCCGCCGCGCCGCGCGCCCGCCGTGGCCCCGGGCGTCACCGGCCTGCGCAACCTGGGCAACACCTGCTACATGAACTCCATCCTGCAGGTGCTCAGCCACCTCCAGAAGTTCCGAGAGTGTTTCCTGAACCTCGACCCTTCCAAAACGGAACAGCTCTTTCCCAAAGCCACCAACGGGAAGGCGCCACTCTCGGACAGGCCGGCCAGCAGCTCGGCCACCGAGCTGTCACCGAGGAACGTCAGAGCCGAGTCGTGCGAACGGGAGGGCCTCTGCTGGAACGGCGGGGCTTCCATCACCAGGAGCCTAGAACTCATCCAGAACAAGGAGCCCGGCTCGAAACACATGTCCCTCTGCCACGAACTGCACACCCTCTTCCGAGTCATGTGGTCCGGAAAGTGGGCCCTGGTGTCTCCCTTCGCCATGCTTCACTCGGTGTGGAGCCTGATCCCTGCCTTCCGCGGCTACGACCAGCAGGACGCGCAGGAGTTTCTGTGCGAGCTGTTGCACAAAGTACAGCAGGAACTCGAGTCTGAAGGCACCACACGCCGTATCCTCATCCCCTTCTCCCAGAGGAAGCTCACCAAACAGGTCTTAAAGGTGGTGAATACCATATTTCACGGGCAGCTACTCAGTCAG GTCACATGTATATCATGCAATTATAAATCCAACACCATTGAGCCCTTTTGGGATCTGTCCCTGGAATTCCCTGAACGCTATCACTGCATAGAAAAGGGGTTTGTCCCTTTGAATCAGACTGAGTGCCTGCTCACTGAGATGCTGGCCAAGTTCACAGAGACAGAGGCCCTGGAAGGGAGAATCTACGCTTGTGACCAGTGTAACA ATTTAAAGTCTGTCAGAAGTGATGCTGAAGATGTgtacaatgagatcaagaaagcaAGTATAAAAAAGTACATTGTTCTGTGGCAGTTCAattctttctgtgtttgtttccccATATGTTTGAAAGGTTGGCATTTCAGAGGGGCTCATAAGGAAGGTTTTCTCTATTGTGGCTTTAATGTTAAAGTGGAACTCTTTCTGTATGGTTACGTGGGCATCTTATTCAGGACCCCCTCTGTCTTGCCACACTAG